The genomic stretch CCCCTGTCGGCGCGCGGCTTGTTCGGTAAACGCCAAGTTGGCCGGATTGGAATCGCAGGCGCTGACCTCATATCCATGCATGGCGAAGAACAATGCGTGACGACCGAGTGTGCACCCGAAATCCAGCACGCGTCTTACGCTTCTTGACCGCAGCATCGGTATAGACTCCCGGACATCCGGTTCCGGGGTCACCCAATGAATCGTGGTCGGGAACTCCGGCCAGTAGGTATCCGGGTCTCCGCTGCGGGTCAGCAAATCGTATTCAACGCTCATATAGCAACTCGGTGAATGGGTGGTCTGGCGTAAACCGGTAAGGAAGGTTACCCGCAAATTGTGTCAGATCTTCGATGGCGCGCTTCTCTGCTTTCGGGTCGTTAGGCTCTAAGCTGCAATGCTGGCTTTTTTGATATCCTGGCCGGATGACAGAACATCACGAAATTTCCTACCAGGTCAGCTTCTCCAACCCCGGTACGCATGTGTTCGAAGTGTGCTGCACCATTCCCGATCCGGACCCGGACGGGCAGTGTTTTTCCTTGCCGGCGTGGATTCCCGGCAGCTACTTGATCCGGGATTTCGCCCGCCATGTGGTGGATATCCATGCCAAAGGCAGTTCGGGGCAGCACGTTGAGATTGTTAAGATCGACAAACAGACTTGGCAGGCTGAGCCGGTGAGCGGCTCATTGACCGTCTTGGCCGAAATCTTCGCGTTTGATCCGTCGGTGCGCGGTGCGCATCTCGACCACACCCACGCTTTTTTTAATGGCACTTCGCTGTTCCTTCGCGTGCATGGCCGCGACCGACGTGCTTGTCGAGTTCGGCTTTGTGCGCCTGAGAACATTACTGGAAACGGTTGGCATGTCGCCACGGCGATGGCCCCGGAGACCACCGATGCTCAGGGGTTCGGTTGGTATCGGGCCGAGAATTATGAAGCGTTGATTGATCATCCGGTGGAAATCGCTCCTCAGACGGTGGTTGAGTTCAGCGCCTGCGGTGTTCCGCATCGCATGGCCATTCGCGGCCGACACCAAGCGGATACAGAACGGTTGGCGGGTGATCTGAAGCGAATCTGCGAGCATCACATCCGGTTCTTCGGTGAACCGGCGCCTATCGAAAACTATGTCTTCTTGTTGAACGCGGTGGGCAAAGGGTACGGGGGATTGGAACACCGTGCTTCTACTGCGTTGATTAGCCGCCGAGATGCCTTACCCACGCCGGCACAAAACGGCGTCTCTGAGGACTACCGGGAGTTTTTGGCGCTCTGCAGCCATGAGTATTTTCATACTTGGAACGTGAAGCGCATCCGTCCCGAGGTATTCAATCCGCCGGATCTGCACCGTGAGGTTCATACTCGCCTGTTGTGGGTGTTCGAAGGGATGACGTCCTACTACGACGAGCTCTCATTAGTGCGCTGCGGCTTGATTAACCGCGAGAGTTACTTGGAAATGTTGGCCCGGACCATCACCCGCGTCCATCGTACCTCCGGGCGGCTTCGGCAGTCGGTGGCGGAGTCCAGTTTCGATGCCTGGACCAAATTCTATAAGCAGGATGAGAATTCACCGAACGCGATTGTCAGCTACTACAGCAAAGGTGCTCTGGTGGCCTTGTTGCTTGATTTGGAGCTTCGTCGCAACGCCATCTCACCGATGAGTCTGGATACCGTGATGCGTGCGCTATGGCAACGTTACGGGCTCACTGGGCGGGGTGTTCCGGAAAACGGCATCGAAGATCTACTCCGCGATTTGGGCGCACCGGATCTCGACGATTTTTTTGCCCGTTATGTGTATGGAACCGCTGAATTGCCCTTGGCGGAAGCGCTGGCCCATGTCGGAGTTACGCTGGAGTGGACGGTACCTAAGAACGAAAAGGACGTCGGCGGATATGGTGCGCCCAAATCCAATGGCGCAGGATCCCGAGCCGAATGGGGAATGCGCACCGAGGCCACGGAAGGCGGGTTGCGTCTTCGGCATGTGGATCGCGGCGGTGCGGCGGAGCAAGCGGGTTTGGCGCCGGGCGATGTGGTGATCGCCGTTGACGGCCTGCGTATCGATTCCGCCGGTCTGGAGCGACTGATGGCACGGACGGGGCCTGAGACGACGTTGCGCGTACACGCATTCCGTGGCGACGAGTTGTTCGACTGTGATGTTGTTACTCAGCCGCCACGAGCCACCAGCTGTTGGTTGCGCTGTGTGCCGGATGCGGGGCCTGATGTCCAAAGTGCCCGAGACGCTTGGCTGGCGGGACGAGATCCCAGTCGGTAACGGCGCCCTCCGAGACTTTTGATTATTCTCAAGCCGATGTCGTTATCGTTGGCTCGTGCGGTCTGTCTCTATGACTAACTGCGTTATCATGTGCCAGCTTGTTAGATAAGGTGACCGGACTGCTATGGTTCTCGAGATTTTTGCCAAACTGTTATTGAGCTATCTGCTCGGCTCGGTGATGGGCGGTATCGTGCTTGGCTGGTTTCGGGGGATTGATCTCCGAGAGCACGGCAGCAAAAACGTCGGTGCCACCAATGCGCTGCGCGTGCTGGGAAAGCCCTACGGTGTGGGCGTTTTACTCATCGATGGCGGCAAAGGTGTGTTGGCGGTGACATGTATCGCTGCCCTCGTCCTACCCGGCATCGATGCCGTCACGGAGCCCTCGCTTATGCGGGTGCTGTGTGCCGTTGCGGTGGTACTGGGCCACGTTTATCCGGTGTTTTTCGGTTTTAGTGGTGGCAAGGGAGCGGCCACACTGGCCGGGGCGGCATTCGCGGTAATACCCGCGGCTCTGCCGGTGGTACTCACCATATGGGTCATCACGTTGATGCTTACCGGTTATGTGGGTATATCCACGATATTGGGTGCACTATCGGCACCGGTTTACGTCGCGTTTGCGACCCCTGGGGGGCTGGCGACGCCGGTGGGTCTGTTTACCTTGGCGATGGCCGCTCTGGTGTTGTACACGCACCGCAGCAACATTGGCCGCATGTGGCGCGGCGAAGAAAATCGTTTTGAGTCGGTGATGTTGCTGCGCCGATTACGTTCCCGATGAAGGGATTTCCCGCGGTGCCCACGCGATGCGCATGCTGACACCCAGTGCTGAACGGCTCATTCAACGCTTGGCCGACGGCGAGCTCCATTCCGGGGACGCGTTGGCGCGGGAGCTTGGGGTCACCCGCGCTGCGGTTTGGAAGCAACTTCACCAATTGAAGGCACTTGGGCTCTCCCTCGAGTCCGTCAGGGGCCAAGGCTACCGCCTAACAGACCCCATTTCCCTTTTGAATCCGAATGACATCCGCGCTTGCCTTTCTCCGGGAGCCCGTCGGGATCTGGCACATTTAGATATTTTTCCGTTAATCGATTCTACCAACGCGTATTTGCTGGGTTTGCCGCCTTCCGACGACATTGCCCGGGCCCGTGTTTGTTTGGCCGAGTATCAGTCGGCGGGGCGTGGCCGGCGCGGTCGGCGGTGGGCTTCTCCGTTCGGTGCCAATATCTATTTATCTTTGAGTTGGCGCTTCGATGACATGCCCCATGATATTTCGACCCTTTCGCTGGCATGTGGCGTGATGACCGTCCGGGCCTTGCAGCGATGCGGCGCGAGTGAGATTTCTTTGAAGTGGCCCAACGACTTGGTTTGGCACGGACGCAAATTGGCGGGGTTGCTGATTGAAATGCGCGCCGAAGCGGCAGGCCGTTGCGACGTGGTCGTCGGCATTGGCGTGAACGTCACCATGCCGGCCGATGCGGCGAAGGAGATCGAGCAGGATTGGGTAGACTTGAAACAAGTCTTGGGCGGCGCGGCACCGGATAGAAACGTGATCGCGGGTCACATGCTGGATGAACTACTTACCGGGCTCGAATGCTTTTTCGAGCGGGGGTTCGCCCCGTTTCGGGAGCAATGGCAAGCCTTGGATATGCTCAGTGGCCAAGCGGTACGCATCGAGCACAATGGGCAGTGGCGTGACGGGGTGGCGGAAGGGATTGATGCGCAAGGGGCGATCAAGGTTCGCCATGGTACGGAAGTTCGTCATTATCTGTCCGGTGATGTGACTTTGCGAACGCTGACATGAATTTATTGCTGGATATCGGAAACCACTGGCTAAAGTGGGCCACCGTCGATGCGAGCGGTCTTTTCCCCGGTGGACGCCTGCGTCACGAAGAGACGGCGGACGAGCTGCTGGCCGGCATTTGGCCGATGTCCATTCCACCCCAGCGGATTATTGTTTCCAACGTGGCGGGGAACGCCATGGCTGAAAAGCTGAGAGAACAAGCGGGCGGTCGCTGGGGAATCGACGTTGAATTCGTGGTCGCGCAAACGCAGGCACACGGTGTGCGTTGTGCCTACGATAAGCCGGAACGGCTCGGCCCAGACCGTTGGGCGGCCTTGGTGGGGGCACGGCAGCGTTACCCCGGGCGGGTCTGCGTGGTGGATCTGGGTACGGCCATTACAGTGGATGTAATGGACGAAGACGGTCGGCATGTGGGTGGTCTGATCGCGCCCGGAATCGGCCTGATGCGGCGCGCTCTTTTGAGCGAAACACGTGACATTGCCGGTCACAGCGAGAACCCGATGCCATTGTCCGCCGCCGGTTGGTTGGCGCAAGACACCTGTGCCGCGGTCGACCAAGGTGCGATGGAGTGTGCCCTCGGCTTGTGCGACCGGGTAATGTCTCAGCTGCATCGGTTGTGGCCAGACGGGGCCTTCAGCATGGTCTTGACCGGTGGCGATAGCGCAAATGTGGTGGGGCATCTGACCGGAAACGTCATCCATGATCCGGATCTGGTCTTGCATGGCTTGGCTTTCATGGGGCGAGAATGAACGCCAAGTGGCTTTTTTTGGTGTTGGTCCTGGCAAACCTGCTGACGGTCGTCTGGTTTGCGCGCCAACCCGAACCGCTGGCCGAATCGGATTCCCGGCTGCTTCTGCAAGCAGAAATTCCCAAGTT from Pseudomonadota bacterium encodes the following:
- the plsY gene encoding glycerol-3-phosphate 1-O-acyltransferase PlsY produces the protein MVLEIFAKLLLSYLLGSVMGGIVLGWFRGIDLREHGSKNVGATNALRVLGKPYGVGVLLIDGGKGVLAVTCIAALVLPGIDAVTEPSLMRVLCAVAVVLGHVYPVFFGFSGGKGAATLAGAAFAVIPAALPVVLTIWVITLMLTGYVGISTILGALSAPVYVAFATPGGLATPVGLFTLAMAALVLYTHRSNIGRMWRGEENRFESVMLLRRLRSR
- a CDS encoding PDZ domain-containing protein yields the protein MTEHHEISYQVSFSNPGTHVFEVCCTIPDPDPDGQCFSLPAWIPGSYLIRDFARHVVDIHAKGSSGQHVEIVKIDKQTWQAEPVSGSLTVLAEIFAFDPSVRGAHLDHTHAFFNGTSLFLRVHGRDRRACRVRLCAPENITGNGWHVATAMAPETTDAQGFGWYRAENYEALIDHPVEIAPQTVVEFSACGVPHRMAIRGRHQADTERLAGDLKRICEHHIRFFGEPAPIENYVFLLNAVGKGYGGLEHRASTALISRRDALPTPAQNGVSEDYREFLALCSHEYFHTWNVKRIRPEVFNPPDLHREVHTRLLWVFEGMTSYYDELSLVRCGLINRESYLEMLARTITRVHRTSGRLRQSVAESSFDAWTKFYKQDENSPNAIVSYYSKGALVALLLDLELRRNAISPMSLDTVMRALWQRYGLTGRGVPENGIEDLLRDLGAPDLDDFFARYVYGTAELPLAEALAHVGVTLEWTVPKNEKDVGGYGAPKSNGAGSRAEWGMRTEATEGGLRLRHVDRGGAAEQAGLAPGDVVIAVDGLRIDSAGLERLMARTGPETTLRVHAFRGDELFDCDVVTQPPRATSCWLRCVPDAGPDVQSARDAWLAGRDPSR
- a CDS encoding type III pantothenate kinase — translated: MNLLLDIGNHWLKWATVDASGLFPGGRLRHEETADELLAGIWPMSIPPQRIIVSNVAGNAMAEKLREQAGGRWGIDVEFVVAQTQAHGVRCAYDKPERLGPDRWAALVGARQRYPGRVCVVDLGTAITVDVMDEDGRHVGGLIAPGIGLMRRALLSETRDIAGHSENPMPLSAAGWLAQDTCAAVDQGAMECALGLCDRVMSQLHRLWPDGAFSMVLTGGDSANVVGHLTGNVIHDPDLVLHGLAFMGRE
- the birA gene encoding bifunctional biotin--[acetyl-CoA-carboxylase] ligase/biotin operon repressor BirA, which codes for MLTPSAERLIQRLADGELHSGDALARELGVTRAAVWKQLHQLKALGLSLESVRGQGYRLTDPISLLNPNDIRACLSPGARRDLAHLDIFPLIDSTNAYLLGLPPSDDIARARVCLAEYQSAGRGRRGRRWASPFGANIYLSLSWRFDDMPHDISTLSLACGVMTVRALQRCGASEISLKWPNDLVWHGRKLAGLLIEMRAEAAGRCDVVVGIGVNVTMPADAAKEIEQDWVDLKQVLGGAAPDRNVIAGHMLDELLTGLECFFERGFAPFREQWQALDMLSGQAVRIEHNGQWRDGVAEGIDAQGAIKVRHGTEVRHYLSGDVTLRTLT